In Neisseria animalis, a single window of DNA contains:
- a CDS encoding methylated-DNA--[protein]-cysteine S-methyltransferase encodes MFVLPSLETLAERWQPYRNLLESGADFPARQHKIPARDYAAFEQDFAAAAGLKWPQYRNIRRALNVLAQSNPIAANELAVSRIDTPLGAMIAVFAYQECLSLLEFVDQDGVAQELEAVRKALNGRFVWREYPVSDLLKQELDEYFKGRLQNFSVPLHFIGTAFQEQAWQVLQTIPYGETCTYKQQSEQLGNAKAVRAVAAANGQNKISIVVPCHRVIGSDGSLTGYAGGLFRKKYLLALEKKNMQTALFEADSQETS; translated from the coding sequence ATGTTTGTTCTTCCTTCACTTGAAACACTTGCCGAACGCTGGCAGCCGTACCGCAATCTTTTGGAAAGCGGGGCGGACTTTCCTGCCCGGCAACACAAAATTCCCGCTCGGGATTATGCGGCGTTCGAGCAGGATTTTGCCGCTGCTGCCGGCTTGAAGTGGCCGCAATACCGCAATATCCGACGGGCATTGAATGTATTGGCGCAATCCAATCCGATAGCTGCCAACGAGTTGGCCGTGTCGCGTATTGATACGCCTTTGGGCGCGATGATTGCCGTGTTTGCCTATCAGGAATGCTTGAGCCTGCTTGAGTTTGTCGATCAGGACGGTGTCGCCCAAGAGCTTGAAGCGGTACGCAAAGCACTCAACGGCCGTTTTGTATGGCGAGAATATCCGGTCTCTGATTTGCTGAAGCAAGAGCTGGACGAATATTTCAAAGGCCGTCTGCAAAATTTCAGCGTGCCGCTGCATTTTATCGGTACGGCATTTCAAGAGCAGGCGTGGCAAGTCTTGCAAACCATACCTTACGGCGAAACCTGCACCTATAAGCAGCAGTCGGAGCAGCTGGGTAATGCCAAGGCTGTGCGTGCCGTTGCCGCCGCCAACGGGCAGAACAAAATTTCCATTGTCGTTCCGTGCCACCGCGTGATCGGCAGCGACGGCAGTCTGACCGGCTATGCAGGCGGGTTGTTCCGTAAAAAATACCTGTTGGCACTTGAAAAGAAAAATATGCAGACGGCATTGTTTGAAGCCGATTCGCAGGAAACATCTTAA